The Pseudomonas pergaminensis nucleotide sequence ATTGGGCGCTGGGGCCGTTGGTGAACTTGCCGATCTTTGATGGCGGGCGCTTGAGCGCCAATGAACGCCAGGCCAAGGCCGAGTTTGAAGAAGCCTCGGCGCACTACCGCAGCCAGGTGCTGAAGGCCGTGCGCGAGGTGGAAGACAACCTGGCACAACTGCGCGATTTGCAGCAGGAGGCGCAGGATGAGCAAGCGGCGGCGGATGCGGCGCAGCACACCCAAGCGCTGGCCATGAACAGCTACCAGGCCGGGGCCGTGAGCTACCTGGACGTGGTGACGGCGCAGACGGCAGCGTTGCAAGCGCAGCGGACCTTGCAGGCGGTGCAGACCCGGCAGTTACAGGCGAGCGTCGGGCTGGTGACCGCGTTGGGTGGCGGCTGGCAGCCCTCTTCCTGACACTGTCCTTCCTCCGTAGGAGCCGGCTTGCCGGCTCCTACGGTGGGCAGTGAAGGCTTAGGCGGCGAGCTTGCCGCTGGCGATTGCCGCCGATGCGGCCACCATGGCGCGCAGCAGCACCGCACACCCTGCCGCCAGGTCATCCGGCGCGGCATTCTCGATTTCGTTATGGCTGATGCCGCCTTCACACGGCACGAAGATCATCCCCGCCGGGCCCAGTTCGGCGACGAAGATTGCGTCGTGCCCTGCCCCGCTGACGATGTCCATGTTCGACAGGCCCAGGCCATTCGCCGCATTGCGCACCGCTTCCACGCAGCCTTTGTCGAAGTACAGCGGCGGGAAGTCCGCGGTGGGCTCCATCTCGAAACTCAGCCCATGTTTGGCGCAGGTGTCTTCAATGACCTGGCGCACTTGGGCAATCATCGAGTCCAGGCGCGCCGGTTCCAGGTGGCGGAAGTCCAGGGTCATGCGCACTTCGCCGGGAATGACATTGCGCGATCCCGGATAAGCCTGCAAGCAACCCACCGTCCCACACGCATGGGGTTGATGACCCAGCGCTGCCGCGTTGACCGCCGCCACCACTGCTGCCGCGCCCACCAGTGCATCCTTGCGCAGGTGCATCGGCGTTGGCCCCGCATGCGCTTCAACCCCACGCAGCTTCAGGTCAAACCACTTCTGCCCCAGTGCGCCGAGCACCACACCGATGGTTTTCTTCTCGTCCTCAAGAATCGGGCCTTGCTCGATATGTGCTTCGAAATACGCACCCACCTTATGCCCACTGACCGGCCGCGAGCCCGCATAGCCAATCGCATTCAAAGCATCGCCGACGCTGACGCCGTCCACATCGACCTTGGCCAGCGTGTCCGCCAGGGTGAATTTCTCGGCGAACACGCCGGAGCCCATCATGCACGGCGGGAAGCGCGAGCCTTCCTCGTTGGTCCACACCACCACCTCCAAGGGCGCCTCGGTTTCCACCTTGAGGTCATTGAGCGTACGCAGCACTTCCACACCCGCCAGCACGCCAAAGCAACCGTCAAACTTGCCACCGGTGGGCTGGGTGTCGATGTGGCTGCCGGTCATCACCGGTGGCAGGTTGGGATTGCGCCCGGGGCGACGAGCGAAGATGTTGCCGATGCCGTCGACGGTCACGGTGCAGCCAGCGGCCTCGCACCACTGCACGAACAGGTCGCGGGCCTTGCGGTCAAGGTCGGTAAGGGCCAGGCGACAGACGCCGCCCTTGGGGGTGGCGCCGAGTCTGGCCAGGTCCATCAAGGATTGCCACAAGCGGTCGCGGTTGATGTGCTGATGGGTCGATTGCAGAACGTCGAGGGCAGCGTTCATGGGGGATCTCCTCAGGCTACATTTCTTATGGATTGACTCAATTCCATCAATGGAATGCGGTCATACATGTGGGAGCGGGCTTGCTCGCGAAGAGGCCGTGTCAGTCGCTGCAAATGTCGCCTGAAAGACCGCATTCGCGATGCGAGCCCGCTCCCACATGTGGATTGCATTTCAAATGATCTACAGTGGTGTTTTCACCGCGACCGGGCTGGCCCCGCGCTTGGCATTCAGGCCGTAATACAACAAGCCACCCAAGGCCGAACCGGTAAACCAGCCATAGCTGTAGAACCAACTGAACGCATCGCTGCCCAGTGACAGCAAGGTCAGCACCACCGGCACGCCAAAGGCGATGAAGCCGCTCCAGTTCCACGCCGGGTAAACGTCATCGCGGTACAGGCCCGCCAGGTCGAGCTGCTGTTTGCGGGTGATGAAGTAGTCCACCACCATGATCCCGGCAATCGGCCCCAGCAGGCTTGAATAGCCGAGCAACCAATTGGAATAAACGGTCTCCAGGCTCACCTCGGAAACGATCAGCCCGAGTTTTTTCAGCAGCTCATGGGCCATCAACGCCAACCCCACCAGGCCGGTCAGGATCACGGCGGTGGTGCGGTTGATCAGCTTGGGGGCGATGTTCTGGAAGTCGTTGGTGGGCGAGACAATGTTCGCCGCGGTGTTGGTGGACAAGGTGGCGATGATGATCAGCGCCATGGCAATGGCGACCCACACCGGGCTCTGGATATGCCCGATCAGGGTCACCGGGTCGGACACGCTGACGCCCACCAGTTTCACCGAGGCGGCGGTCATGATCACGCCGAGGGCGGCGAACAGGAACATGGTCAGCGGCAGGCCGAATATCTGCCCGAGGATCTGGTCCTTCTGGCTTTTGGCGTAGCGGCTGAAGTCGGGAATATTCAATGACAAGGTGGCCCAGAAACCCACCATCGCCGTGAGGCCGGCCATGAAGTAACCGGTAAGGCTCGCGCCCTCGGGACGCTTGGGCGGGATCGCCATCAGTTCGCTGATCGACACGTTAGGCATCGCCCACACCAGCAGGCCAATCCCCACCGCCACCAGCAGCGGCGCCGACAGGGTTTCAAGGCGCTTGATCGATTCGGCACCGCGCAGCACCACCCACAAATTCAGGCACCAGAAAATCATGAAGCCAATCACTTCACCCGTGCCGCCGAGGGATTTCCAGCCCTCGAAAATCGAGCCCAGGAACAGGTGGATCGCCAACCCGCCGAACATCGTCTGGATACCAAACCACCCGCACGCCACCAGTGCCCGAATCAGGCACGGCACGTTCGAACCGAGGATGCCAAACGACGAACGCAACAGCACCGGAAACGGTATGCCGTACTTCGTGCCAGGGAACGCATTGAGGGTCAGCGGGATCAGCACCACGATGTTGGCGAGCAAAATCGCCATCAGCGCTTCGCCCACCGACAGGCCGAAATACGCAGTGAGCACGCCGCCCAACGTGTAGGTGGGCACGCAGATCGACATGCCGACCCACAGCGCGGTGATGTGCCACTTGTTCCAGGTGCGTTCATGCACCTTGGTCGGTGCCATGTCGTGGTTGTAGCGAGGGCTGTCGAGGACGTCGGGGCCGGCGTCGAGTTCGTACAGGCCGTTGCGCTCAATGACTTGCGATCTGTTCTGTTGCATGGCCGCTCCACGGTTTTTTCGAATTATTGTTGCTCGCCTGCCATTGGGTGCAGGCGGCCGGAGTACCTCGTAAACAACATGACATCACGGGTCCGGCCAGCCGCCACTGCACTCAATAACCGTGCCGACAACCGATACCGCACCTACACCGCGTATATAACTGGCTGATGTTAATCAGCTTTCCGATTGAGCCTTCGGTACTTGCCGCGTTACTCAGGCTAGATAACGTGGAAGTTGCCCGAACGATCAGGACTCAATCTGGTGCAACACAATTATTTTTATTCACTGCCTTCGTCAAGAGGCATGTCTCAAGCGTCTGATTTGCAATAAGAAATGTTGCTCAATTTAAGAACCTGTCAAGTGCGTCAAAATGGTGAGAGCGCGCTACATTTTGGTGATTTCAAATTTTTTGCCTTATTAATCAATGAATTAAACACGATATAAGCTTATAAAAAATCTTCTTGCCCAATCGAAAAACTCGGGCTAGTTTCTATTCCTGTCACCGATGACAGGAATTAACCGACCATCGGTAAGCAGCATTACAACACTTAGAACTGGCACAAGCCGGTCAAGCCTGTGAGGAACTCGACATGTCGCTGTTGATCCGTGGCGCCACCGTTATTACCCATGATGAAAGTTACCGCGCCGACGTGCTATGCGCAGGCGGTCTAATTCGCGCCATTGGCACGAACCTGGATATTCCCGCCGGCACTGAAATACTCGATGGCAGCGGCCAATACTTGATGCCCGGCGGCATCGATCCCCACACCCATATGCAACTCCCCTTCATGGGCACCGTGGCCAGTGAAGACTTTTTCAGCGGTACGGCGGCAGGCTTGGCGGGAGGCACCACGTCGATCATCGACTTCGTGATTCCCAACCCACAGCAATCCTTGCTGGAAGCCTTCCACCAGTGGCGCGGCTGGGCGGAAAAATCCGCGTCCGACTATGGCTTCCATGTGGCGATCACTTGGTGGAGCGAGCAGGTGCGCGAGGAAATGGCCGAGCTGGTCAGCCACCACGGCATCAACAGCTTCAAGCATTTCATGGCCTACAAGAACGCGATCATGGCGGCGGACGACACCCTGGTCGCCAGCTTCGAGCGTTGCCTGGAACTGGGCGCAGTGCCTACGGTGCATGCCGAGAACGGCGAGTTGGTGTATCACCTGCAACGCAAGCTGATGGCCCAGGGCATCACCGGGCCGGAAGCGCACCCGCTGTCGCGTCCGTCCCAGGTGGAGGGCGAAGCGGCCAGCCGCGCGATCCGCATCGCCGAGACCATCGGCACGCCGCTGTACCTGGTGCATGTGTCCACCAAAGAGGCGCTGGACGAAATCACCTACGCCCGTGGCAAGGGCCAGCCAGTCTACGGCGAAGTCCTCGCCGGCCACCTGCTGCTGGACGACAGCGTCTACCAGCACCCCGACTGGCAAACCGCCGCCGGCTATGTAATGAGCCCGCCGTTCCGCCCGCGCGGGCATCAGGAGGCGCTGTGGCACGGCCTGCAATCCGGCAACCTGCACACCACCGCCACCGATCACTGCTGCTTCTGCGCCGAGCAAAAAGCCGCCGGCCGTGACGACTTCAGCAAGATCCCCAACGGCACCGCCGGTATCGAAGACCGCATGGCGCTGCTGTGGGACGAAGGCGTCAACACCGGGCGTCTGTCGATGCAGGCGTTCGTCGCACTGACTTCCACCAACACCGCGAAGATTTTCAACCTCTACCCGCGCAAAGGCGCGATTCGCGTGGGTGCGGATGCGGACTTGGTGCTGTGGGACCCAGAGGGCACGCGGACCATTTCCGCCAAGACCCACCATCAGCAAGTCGACTTCAACATCTTCGAAGGCAAGACCGTGCGCGGCGTGCCGAGCCACACCATCAGCCAGGGCAAGCTGGTGTGGGCCGATGGCGACCTGCGCGCCGAGCGCGGTGCCGGGCGGTATGTGGAGCGGCCGACGTATCCGCCGGTGTTCGAGCAGTTGAGCAAGCGGGCGGAGCGTTCCAGGCCCACTGCAGTGAAACGCTAAAAGCGGCCTTCGGCCTATCGCGGGCAAGCTCGGCTCCCACATTTGAACGATGTGAACCCGATCCCATGTGGGAGCTGGCTTGCCTGCGATAAAGCCAGCAACGGCAACACAAAAACCAATGCCCATCAGAGGCAGCACCTCAATAACCGTGAGGCCACCACCGTGATCCAGACCCTGACCCACCTCCCCCATCCCGCTGAGGATGGCGCCACCCTCGCCAGCCACTTCACCGACCTGGCACCGCCCCTCAATGCGCGCCAGGCGCAACTGGAAGCGTCGCGCTGCCTGTATTGCTACGACGCACCGTGCGTGAACGCGTGCCCCAGCGAGATCGATATCCCCTCGTTTATCCGCAATATCCACACCGAAAACGTGCAAGGCGCGGCGCAGAAAATCCTCTCGGCCAATATCCTCGGCGGCAGTTGCGCGCGGGTCTGCCCCACGGAGATTTTGTGCCAGCAGGCCTGCGTGCGTAACAACGCCGAAGAGTGCGCACCGGTGCTGATCGGCCTGCTGCAACGTTATGCGGTCGACAATGCCCACTTCACCGAACATCCCTTCCACCGCGCCGCGTCCACCGGCAAGCGCATTGCGGTGGTCGGTGCCGGCCCCGCTGGCCTGGCCTGCGCCCACCGCAGTGCGTTGCACGGTCATGACGTGGTGATTTTCGAAGCCCGGGAGAAAGCCGGTGGCCTGAATGAATACGGGATCGCCAAGTACAAACTGGTGGACGACTTCGCACAGAAGGAGCTGGATTTCCTCCTGCAGATCGGCGGCATCGAGATTCGCCACGGCCAGCGCCTGGGGGACAACCTCACCCTCAGCGAACTGCATCAGCAATTCGATGCGGTCTTCCTGGGGCTGGGCCTGGCCGCGAGCAAACAGCTGGGCCTGCCCTTTGAGGACGCCCCCGGCCTGCTCGCCGCCACCGATTACATCCGCGAGTTGCGCCAGGCCGATGACCTGACTCAACTGCCGCTGGCCGACCGCTGCATCGTGCTTGGCGCCGGCAATACCGCCATCGACATGGCCGTGCAAATGGCCCGCCTTGGCGCCCGCGACGTCAACCTCGTGTACCGCCGTGGCCTGGCGGACATGGGCGCTACCCACCATGAACAAGACATCGCCAAGGCCAACCAGGTGCGCCTGCTCACCTGGGCCCAGCCCGAAGCCGTGCTGCTGGATGACCTGGGCCACGTACGCGGCATGCGTTTTGTGCGCACGCGCATGGAGAACGGCCGCTTGCACCCCACCGGCGAAACCTTCGAGCTGGCCGCCGATGCGATTTTCAAAGCCATCGGCCAGGGTTTCGATAATGAGGCACTGCACGACCCGTTGGCGCAGCAACTGCACCGCGTCGGTGAGCGCATCTTTGTCGACGAACAGCTGCGCACCAGTATTCCCGGTGTGTATGCCGGTGGCGACTGCGTCAGCCTCGGCCAGGACCTTACCGTGCAGGCCGTGCAACACGGCAAGCTGGCTGCCGAAGCCATGCACGCCCAACTCATGCTGAATGTGGAGGCTGCGTAATGGCCGATCTCTCGATTGTGTTTGCCGGTATCAAAGCCCCCAATCCGTTCTGGCTGGCTTCCGCGCCGCCCACCGACAAGGCCTACAACGTGGTGCGCGCCTTCGAAGCCGGCTGGGGCGGCGTGGTGTGGAAAACCCTGGGTGAGGACCCGGCAGCGGTCAACGTGTCATCGCGTTACTCGGCCCACTACGGCGCCAACCGTGAGGTGCTGGGCATCAACAATATCGAGTTGATCACGGACCGCTCCCTGGAGACCAACCTGCGGGAAATCACCCAGGTGAAAAAGGACTGGCCCGACCGCGCACTGATCGTGTCGCTGATGGTGCCGTGCGTGGAGGAATCCTGGAAAAACATCCTACCGCTGGTGGAAGCCACCGGTTGCGACGGTATCGAGCTGAACTTCGGCTGCCCCCACGGCATGCCCGAACGCGGCATGGGCGCGGCGGTGGGCCAGGTGCCGGAGTATGTGGAACAGGTGACACGCTGGTGCAAGACGTATTGCTCGCTGCCGGTGATCGTCAAGCTCACGCCCAATATCACCGACATCCGTGTGGCAGCGCGGGCGGCGTATCGGGGCGGTGCGGATGCGGTGTCGCTGATCAACACCATCAACTCCATCACCAGCGTGGACCTGGAACGCATGGTCGCCCTGCCGGTGGTCGGCACCCAGAGCACCCACGGTGGTTACTGCGGCTCGGCGGTGAAGCCCATTGCACTGAACATGGTCGCCGAAATCGCCCGTGACCCGCAGACCGAGGGCCTGCCGATCTGCGGCATTGGCGGCATCGGCAACTGGCGCGACGCAGCGGAATTCGTCGCCCTGGGCTGCGGCGCGGTGCAGGTGTGCACGGCGGCGATGCTGCACGGGTTTCGGATCGTGGAAGAGATGAAGGACGGGCTGTCACGCTGGATGGACAGCCAAGGCTACACAAGCCTGCAGGAATTCTCCGGGCGCGCGGTGGGCAACACCACGGATTGGAAGTACCTGGACATCAACTACCAGGTGATCGCCAAGATCGACCAGGCAGCCTGCATTGGCTGCGGGCGTTGCCATATCGCCTGCGAAGACACCTCGCACCAGGCCATTGCCAGCCTGAAACAGGCGGATGGCACGCATAAATATGAGGTGATCGACGATGAGTGCGTGGGCTGTAATCTGTGTCAGATCACCTGCCCGGTGGCCGATTGCATCGAGATGGTACCGATAGACACCGGCAAGCCGTTTTTGAATTGGACGCAGGATCCGAGGAATCCCTACCGGGAGGCTGTGTAGCCCGAAATAGTGTGGTGAGCGAGCTTGCCTCGCGCGGGGCAAGCCCGCTCACCACAACAATGGGATCAGCTCACCGATATCAAGGCTCCAACCCAATCCCCCGCAAAATCACACCTGTCACCGTCTGGATCGCCTTCTCGAACTGCATATCCGACAACGGCTGGTGATCATTCAAAATGTTCACTTGGTGATCAAAGTCGGCATAGTGCTGGGTCGAGGCCCAGATCATGTACAGCAGGCTCGACGGCTCCACCGGCAGGATGCGTTTGTCCTCCACCCACTGGCGAATTTTCGCTTCCTTCATTTTGGCCCAGTCGTACAGGCTTTCATCCAGCGCCTCACCCAGGGTCGGCGCACCATGGATGATTTCGTTGGCCCAGACTTTCGAACCATACGGCCGCGTGCGCGAGCGCTGCATCTTGGCGCGAATGTAGCTACTGAGCACCACCCGTGGGTCATCGAAGGTTTCGAAGCTCAGGGCGTCCTGCTTCCACACTTCCAGCAGGTCGAACAGCACGGCGCTGTACAGCTCGCTTTTGGTGGTGAAGTAGTAATGCAGGTTGGAGCGCGGCAGTTGCACTTCTTCAGCGATGTCGGCCATGGCGGTGCTGCCATAGCCTTTTTCGGCGAAGACTTTCTCCGCCGCCAGCAGGATTTTTTCGACGTTGACCCGACGAATTCCGATCTTGTGATTGCCCATAAGGGCTCCCTGACAACAACTTGGCTTAAAGACTACCATCGGCTCTAGATCGCGGC carries:
- a CDS encoding Zn-dependent hydrolase produces the protein MNAALDVLQSTHQHINRDRLWQSLMDLARLGATPKGGVCRLALTDLDRKARDLFVQWCEAAGCTVTVDGIGNIFARRPGRNPNLPPVMTGSHIDTQPTGGKFDGCFGVLAGVEVLRTLNDLKVETEAPLEVVVWTNEEGSRFPPCMMGSGVFAEKFTLADTLAKVDVDGVSVGDALNAIGYAGSRPVSGHKVGAYFEAHIEQGPILEDEKKTIGVVLGALGQKWFDLKLRGVEAHAGPTPMHLRKDALVGAAAVVAAVNAAALGHQPHACGTVGCLQAYPGSRNVIPGEVRMTLDFRHLEPARLDSMIAQVRQVIEDTCAKHGLSFEMEPTADFPPLYFDKGCVEAVRNAANGLGLSNMDIVSGAGHDAIFVAELGPAGMIFVPCEGGISHNEIENAAPDDLAAGCAVLLRAMVAASAAIASGKLAA
- a CDS encoding NCS1 family nucleobase:cation symporter-1, with the protein product MQQNRSQVIERNGLYELDAGPDVLDSPRYNHDMAPTKVHERTWNKWHITALWVGMSICVPTYTLGGVLTAYFGLSVGEALMAILLANIVVLIPLTLNAFPGTKYGIPFPVLLRSSFGILGSNVPCLIRALVACGWFGIQTMFGGLAIHLFLGSIFEGWKSLGGTGEVIGFMIFWCLNLWVVLRGAESIKRLETLSAPLLVAVGIGLLVWAMPNVSISELMAIPPKRPEGASLTGYFMAGLTAMVGFWATLSLNIPDFSRYAKSQKDQILGQIFGLPLTMFLFAALGVIMTAASVKLVGVSVSDPVTLIGHIQSPVWVAIAMALIIIATLSTNTAANIVSPTNDFQNIAPKLINRTTAVILTGLVGLALMAHELLKKLGLIVSEVSLETVYSNWLLGYSSLLGPIAGIMVVDYFITRKQQLDLAGLYRDDVYPAWNWSGFIAFGVPVVLTLLSLGSDAFSWFYSYGWFTGSALGGLLYYGLNAKRGASPVAVKTPL
- the hydA gene encoding dihydropyrimidinase, yielding MSLLIRGATVITHDESYRADVLCAGGLIRAIGTNLDIPAGTEILDGSGQYLMPGGIDPHTHMQLPFMGTVASEDFFSGTAAGLAGGTTSIIDFVIPNPQQSLLEAFHQWRGWAEKSASDYGFHVAITWWSEQVREEMAELVSHHGINSFKHFMAYKNAIMAADDTLVASFERCLELGAVPTVHAENGELVYHLQRKLMAQGITGPEAHPLSRPSQVEGEAASRAIRIAETIGTPLYLVHVSTKEALDEITYARGKGQPVYGEVLAGHLLLDDSVYQHPDWQTAAGYVMSPPFRPRGHQEALWHGLQSGNLHTTATDHCCFCAEQKAAGRDDFSKIPNGTAGIEDRMALLWDEGVNTGRLSMQAFVALTSTNTAKIFNLYPRKGAIRVGADADLVLWDPEGTRTISAKTHHQQVDFNIFEGKTVRGVPSHTISQGKLVWADGDLRAERGAGRYVERPTYPPVFEQLSKRAERSRPTAVKR
- a CDS encoding NAD(P)-dependent oxidoreductase, whose translation is MIQTLTHLPHPAEDGATLASHFTDLAPPLNARQAQLEASRCLYCYDAPCVNACPSEIDIPSFIRNIHTENVQGAAQKILSANILGGSCARVCPTEILCQQACVRNNAEECAPVLIGLLQRYAVDNAHFTEHPFHRAASTGKRIAVVGAGPAGLACAHRSALHGHDVVIFEAREKAGGLNEYGIAKYKLVDDFAQKELDFLLQIGGIEIRHGQRLGDNLTLSELHQQFDAVFLGLGLAASKQLGLPFEDAPGLLAATDYIRELRQADDLTQLPLADRCIVLGAGNTAIDMAVQMARLGARDVNLVYRRGLADMGATHHEQDIAKANQVRLLTWAQPEAVLLDDLGHVRGMRFVRTRMENGRLHPTGETFELAADAIFKAIGQGFDNEALHDPLAQQLHRVGERIFVDEQLRTSIPGVYAGGDCVSLGQDLTVQAVQHGKLAAEAMHAQLMLNVEAA
- the preA gene encoding NAD-dependent dihydropyrimidine dehydrogenase subunit PreA, which gives rise to MADLSIVFAGIKAPNPFWLASAPPTDKAYNVVRAFEAGWGGVVWKTLGEDPAAVNVSSRYSAHYGANREVLGINNIELITDRSLETNLREITQVKKDWPDRALIVSLMVPCVEESWKNILPLVEATGCDGIELNFGCPHGMPERGMGAAVGQVPEYVEQVTRWCKTYCSLPVIVKLTPNITDIRVAARAAYRGGADAVSLINTINSITSVDLERMVALPVVGTQSTHGGYCGSAVKPIALNMVAEIARDPQTEGLPICGIGGIGNWRDAAEFVALGCGAVQVCTAAMLHGFRIVEEMKDGLSRWMDSQGYTSLQEFSGRAVGNTTDWKYLDINYQVIAKIDQAACIGCGRCHIACEDTSHQAIASLKQADGTHKYEVIDDECVGCNLCQITCPVADCIEMVPIDTGKPFLNWTQDPRNPYREAV
- a CDS encoding TetR/AcrR family transcriptional regulator — its product is MGNHKIGIRRVNVEKILLAAEKVFAEKGYGSTAMADIAEEVQLPRSNLHYYFTTKSELYSAVLFDLLEVWKQDALSFETFDDPRVVLSSYIRAKMQRSRTRPYGSKVWANEIIHGAPTLGEALDESLYDWAKMKEAKIRQWVEDKRILPVEPSSLLYMIWASTQHYADFDHQVNILNDHQPLSDMQFEKAIQTVTGVILRGIGLEP